The nucleotide sequence GGTTCCATATGAGGTTTCTACAACAGGAATGAAAAATCCCTATCTTTTTCTGTTATTGAGAGAGTTAAATAGGTTAAATGATGTCCAAAAAATACAGCATGGGTATGGTTGGTTGTATGAGCCGGGGGAATGGGATGTAATACACCTGCACTGGCCGGAACTGCTTGTTAAATATCAATTGCCGGATATGTCCCGGACAGATCTTCTCGAAGACAGGCATTTTGAAAAGGTCTTGAATGCAATTAAAGAGAAAAAGAGAACGGGTGCGCGGATCATGCTGACTATTCACAATGAAAAACCCCATAAAGATCAGTCAGGAATTTTTGATATGTTTTACAGGGATATCTATAAACTCACTGATGGGTTTATTCATCTGGGTGAATTCTCGGAAAAAATGTTGGAAAATGAGTACGCGGATGAAACAAGAGGGAAGCCATCTTTTACAATTCCGCATGGCGATTATAGTTTTTTCCCGAATGATAGGGAAAGAGCTCAGTGCCGGAAAAAGTTAAACATCCGGGAGCGAGATAAAGTGCTGTTGTCTTTCGGTGCCGTTCGTTCCAAAGCTGAACTGGAATTGGGAATTGATGCTTTCAAAAAAACGGATGTTGAAAATAGTATCTATTTGATTACCGGGTCCATTCCCAATCCATATCGTTCGGAGCCGGATCATTATATTACGAGAAAAAAATTATACACCAATATATTTAACAGTCGCATCAGAACGGATGAAAAAACCATTGCTTTTGAGGAGGTTCAGGTTTATCTGAAGGCTGCCGACCTTGTATTTATCCCACGGATCAATACCCTGAATTCAGGAAATGTGGCTCTTGGATTTACCTTCGGAAAAGTTGTCACAGGTCCGGGATATGGAGTGATTGGAGAGACATTAAAGAAGACAGGAAATCCCATATTCAATCCTTTAGATTTGAACTCGGTGAGTGATGCCATAACTGCCGGATTTGAATTAGCCGGATCTGGTCATGGTATTAAAAATAAGGAGTATGCCAATCACTATATGAAATGGGAAGAGATTGGTGTTGATACGGTCAAGGCATATCAGGCTCTGTGATATGGACATAGAAGAGAACCGCAAAGCCTCGCAAAGACTTTTCGGATCTGAAATAAATGAGCTTTTGATTTAATGGATGAACAGGAACTAAACAATCAATATCCGATTATATCGGTGATTATTCCATTCTTTAATAACCAGGATGAGGTGATCAAAATTGAAGAGAAACTGCGGAACCAAACCTATCCGTCAACCAATGTTGAACTGATTTTTATTGATAACGGATCCGATAATCAATTCAACTTCCCGGAGTCATTTTTATCAAGGAATATTCTGCTTGAAGAAAGCGAGTATGTAAATAGCCCTTATTCTGCGAGAAATCGAGGTATTGAGCAGTCAAAAGGGGAGGTCTTGGTTTTTGTTGATGCAAATTCAACTCCAGAAGAAAATTGGCTGGAGGAAGGGGTCTCATCACTTTTGGATTCCAATGCTGATATAGTGGGAGGCAAGGTACTTTTTGATTTTCAGGATCAAATAACCGCGGGAAAAATTGTGGATGCCCTGACCTCCATCAACATGAGAAAAGCTATACAGGAAAGGGATGCTGCTTATACTGCCAATCTATTTGTAAAGAGAAAAGTGTTTGATGAGATCGGTTTATTTGAAGAGGGAGTGAGATCTGGCGGAGATGTACGGTGGACTCTCAAAGCCAAAGAGAACGGTTTTTCAATCATTTACTGCGAGCATGCAGTCGTCAGAAAGTTTGCGCGGCCCGCTGGTAAACTATATCAAAAAAGAATCCGTACTGGCAAGGGATATTATTATACATGGAAAGAGGAAACGGAACGAAGAATTTGGTTCTATAACTTATTACGCTCCCTGAAACCGCCATCTGTTTCAAAAATCAAGAAATTAAATCCTGATCGGTATCAAGCTGAGTTTGATAACTACAAAATGGGTGTTTGGTTCCACCTCTATGCTTCTGGTATTTTAGAACAGCTATCATTTTTAAAAGAGTATTCCAGATCTGCATTTTTCGAAAATCGTAAAAGAGATTGAGATTTCTTTATTCAACTACAATCATTTTTTTGGTTGATGCCTGGCCATTCGCTTTCAATCGGTATAAATAAACGCCCGAAGATAACCCGGATGCGTTAAAATTGGTTCGATAGGTTCCCGGTGACCGAAAGCGATTGACAAGGGTTTGAACTTTTCGTCCGGTGAGGTTGTAAACCGACAGATCCACCTCTCCCTCTTCTTCAATTGAATAGTAAATGACGGTAGAATTGTTAAATGGATTGGGATAATTTTGGTCGAGGAAAAACAGAGCTTCTTTTTCAATATCAGGAAAACGGGCATTTGTAAGTTCTCTGTATCGCACAATTGCCTCAAGAAAGTAATAGTCGGCATACGAGGTACCCAGGTTTCCCTGCCCGCGGTGCAGGGTGGACTTGTTAAGAATTGAGCTGATATCGGAATTTTTTGTCAAGTATGGTTTGGATGAGAGGGACAGCAAAATTTTAACGGCTGTGTTGAAGTATTCCTTGTTATTTGTAAAGGTGTATAACTCAAACAATCCTGAAGCGGTAATTGCCGCCGCTGAAGCATCTTTGGTACGGACTGACGGTTCCGGTTCCAGGAAATCATAGGGAGGTACAAAATCTTCGGGTAAATTTTCTATAAAATAGGCCGCACTGGATTGGGCAGCATCCAGGAATTTTTTTTCACCTGTAAATCTGTAGATCATAGTGAATCCATAGATAGCCCAGGATTGTCCGCGGGTCCAAACCGATTCGGCTCCGTACCCCTGGAATGTATCTTTCCAGTTTACCGCTCCGGAATCGGCAAAATCAACAACATGATAAGTACTGCCATCTTCCCGGAGATGATGTTCCAGACTGGTTTCTGCGTGAGTACGTGCAATTTCATACCATTCATCTCTGCCAGCTACATCGGCCGACCAGAACAAAAGTTCCAGGTTCATCAAATTATCGATAATAACAGGATAATTTCCCACCCAATCCCAGGATTTTATAGCACCGATTTCGGGATTAAACCGTTTGGCTAATGTTGCCGCACCCTGAAGTGTGGTTTTGAGATAATATCTGCCCTCTTTAATTTTATAGGCATTTCCAAAGCTGTTAAAAATTCGAAATCCGGTATCATGATCCGAGGTTTTATAGGCTTCAGATTCCAAGTCTCGGGTCCATTGAATAGCGTGTTCTTTCCAAAATGGATCTGCAGTCAGTTTGTACAAATACCACATGGATCCGGCAAAAAAACCACTTGTCCACCGCTCGCGTCCCAAGTATTCCTTAACCCATTTGCCGGTTTGTCTGTCGGTGTGAGCAGGGTGAAGTTTGGAATTGTACGATAGCTCTTCCAGTGTTTCTCTCATTTTGAGTTCAGCATGTTCAAGAACCTCTTCGTAAGCTGAAAAAATTTTTAAATTATCATCCGACGCACTTTGTGCAAACAGAGAACAATTTGGTATCCCGAAGAGCAATAAGATTGAAAAAATATAGCAAATAAATTTCATACCGGGCTTAAAATAGTTCAACCGAAAATACCTTAGCAGTGTCTGTCATAATCAACAAGAAAGTAATAAATAAATATTCAACGGATGGTAAAAGTATTTTATTTAAAACCCTATTTCTTATGAATCCAATTCGTTATTCCATATAATCACAAAATATGAACCTGTAAATGGTCGCTAAACATTCAATGGATTTAAGACAGATAACTGACCGATTAAAAAATCTGCCAACAAGGAATAAGCCGTATATCTTTTTCCTGCATATTCCTAAAACAGGCGGAACATCGGTGATCTATGCACTTCGGAAAAAATATCCTTTTAACTTTTTTAAAATAGAGGCGGGGAGTTCGCTGCGGGCAGCAGAGAAAAAATTCGGTGATAATTTTAAAAGCTTCAAGCAATGCTACGATCTTCGTGAATCTGTGGCAGCCTATGCAATGGAAGCAGGCTACAAATGTATTGCCGGACATGTTCCATATTCATCGCAAATTTTTAACGGTTCAAATCATAAGTATTTGTTGATGACGATACTCAGAGATCCGGTTCAGCGATTTATATCAAAGTATTTGTATAATTATCATAAATCGAGCAAACACTGCAAGTTTGAAATGGAGTTTTCGGATTACCTCGAGTCCGATTTGGGAAAGAAGTCAGGACGTGAATATCTTCGATACTTAAGTGGTTATTCAACAGACGAGAGTGGGAAAACAGATGAAGAGTTGGTAGATATTTCGAAAGAAAATCTCAAAAAGATAAACCTGCTTGGGATACTTGAAGAGTTGGAGAGCTTCAAGTCGGTTTTTTACAATGAAACTGGAATGAAGCTTCGCGTTCCTCACAAAAACAAAACGGCGGATTTCACAGAAGAGCAATCTTTTGATAAGGAGGCATTGGCTCAGATCAGAGAGATTTGTAAATACGATATTGAGCTATACAATTTTGCCAAAAAACAGGTTGACGAATAAAATCAAAAAAGGATTATCTGATGGTTTCTCTTTTGATATCCGAAAGTTTTGGAAAAACGAGCGTTAGATTTGGATCACGGCAGCCGCTTTTCAGTAATTGCTGCGAAATCATATCGTACTCTTCTGATTCGAAAGCGATTGCCGCCGGTTTGAATATATCCAGGTAGCGGCAGTTATCGAAGTT is from Balneolaceae bacterium and encodes:
- a CDS encoding T9SS type A sorting domain-containing protein: MKFICYIFSILLLFGIPNCSLFAQSASDDNLKIFSAYEEVLEHAELKMRETLEELSYNSKLHPAHTDRQTGKWVKEYLGRERWTSGFFAGSMWYLYKLTADPFWKEHAIQWTRDLESEAYKTSDHDTGFRIFNSFGNAYKIKEGRYYLKTTLQGAATLAKRFNPEIGAIKSWDWVGNYPVIIDNLMNLELLFWSADVAGRDEWYEIARTHAETSLEHHLREDGSTYHVVDFADSGAVNWKDTFQGYGAESVWTRGQSWAIYGFTMIYRFTGEKKFLDAAQSSAAYFIENLPEDFVPPYDFLEPEPSVRTKDASAAAITASGLFELYTFTNNKEYFNTAVKILLSLSSKPYLTKNSDISSILNKSTLHRGQGNLGTSYADYYFLEAIVRYRELTNARFPDIEKEALFFLDQNYPNPFNNSTVIYYSIEEEGEVDLSVYNLTGRKVQTLVNRFRSPGTYRTNFNASGLSSGVYLYRLKANGQASTKKMIVVE
- a CDS encoding glycosyltransferase: MDEQELNNQYPIISVIIPFFNNQDEVIKIEEKLRNQTYPSTNVELIFIDNGSDNQFNFPESFLSRNILLEESEYVNSPYSARNRGIEQSKGEVLVFVDANSTPEENWLEEGVSSLLDSNADIVGGKVLFDFQDQITAGKIVDALTSINMRKAIQERDAAYTANLFVKRKVFDEIGLFEEGVRSGGDVRWTLKAKENGFSIIYCEHAVVRKFARPAGKLYQKRIRTGKGYYYTWKEETERRIWFYNLLRSLKPPSVSKIKKLNPDRYQAEFDNYKMGVWFHLYASGILEQLSFLKEYSRSAFFENRKRD
- a CDS encoding sulfotransferase family 2 domain-containing protein, yielding MDLRQITDRLKNLPTRNKPYIFFLHIPKTGGTSVIYALRKKYPFNFFKIEAGSSLRAAEKKFGDNFKSFKQCYDLRESVAAYAMEAGYKCIAGHVPYSSQIFNGSNHKYLLMTILRDPVQRFISKYLYNYHKSSKHCKFEMEFSDYLESDLGKKSGREYLRYLSGYSTDESGKTDEELVDISKENLKKINLLGILEELESFKSVFYNETGMKLRVPHKNKTADFTEEQSFDKEALAQIREICKYDIELYNFAKKQVDE